A portion of the Lolium rigidum isolate FL_2022 chromosome 1, APGP_CSIRO_Lrig_0.1, whole genome shotgun sequence genome contains these proteins:
- the LOC124672786 gene encoding histidine-containing phosphotransfer protein 1-like, translated as MAATMKLSTLGYAASMLSTGLFDEQFQKLLLLQNKSDPNFVTETITMFCEDGEQTIGELTKQLGKQCVNFDEVAAFVHKLEGCCASVGAKRVKNTCIQFLEFCKEKSRDGCLKTLDTLRVVFDEVSGKFKDMLQLEQQQAGATK; from the exons ATGGCAGCCACGATGAAGCTCAGCACCCTTGGTTATGCAGCCAGCATGTTAAGCACG GGTTTGTTCGACGAGCAGTTCCAGAAGTTGCTTCTGCTCCAGAACAAGAGCGACCCGAACTTCGTTACCGAGACCATCACCATGTTCTGCGAGGACGGCGAGCAGACCATTGGTGAGCTCACCAAGCAGCT GGGCAAGCAATGCGTGAACTTCGACGAGGTAGCTGCTTTTGTGCATAAGCTTGAGGGCTGCTGTGCAAG TGTTGGTGCTAAGAGAGTGAAGAATACCTGCATTCAGTTCCTTGAGTTTTGCAAGGAGAAGAGCAGAGATGG GTGCCTGAAGACACTGGATACTCTGAGGGTTGTTTTCGATGAAGTGAGCGGCAAGTTTAAGGATATGCTTCAG CTGGAGCAGCAGCAAGCCGGAGCAACAAAGTAA